A stretch of DNA from Candidatus Rokuibacteriota bacterium:
CAGCGCGGGGGGTCGGCGTGGGTGGCCCCCCTCCGAGGAGGATCATGCTCCGACTCGGATGCGCGGATCGATCAGCCCGACGATCAGGTCCACGACCAGGTTGACGAGCACGATGATGAGCGCGAGCAGCACCACGGCGCACTGGACGACCGGGAAGTCCTGGTTCCGGATCGACTCCACGGTGAGCGTGGCGACCCCGGGCCAGGCGAAGACCGTCTCGGTCACGATGGCGCCGCCAAGGAGCTGGCCGAACTGGATGCCGAGCACGGTGATGACGGGGATGCAGGCGTTGCGGAAGGCGTGCTTGATCACCACCATGCGCTCGCCGACTCCCTTGGCGCGGGCGGTCTTGATGTACTCCATGTTCATGACCTCGATCACGCCCGAGCGGACCAGGCGCATCGTGATCGGAGCGAGGAAGGCGCCCAGCGTGAAGGCGGGCATGACGAAGTGCTGCCACGTGCCGTAGCCGGAGGCCGGGAGCGCCCTGAACCTCACCGCGAAGACGAGGATGAGCATGATGCCGAGCCAGAAGATCGGCATCGCCTGTCCCCCGACGGCGAGGACGGTGCACAGGTTGTCCACGAACGAGTGGCGCTTCAGGGCCGAGAGGATCCCGAGCGGCAGGGCGATCAGCAGCGCGACCAGGAGGCCCGCGAGAGTCAGGTAGATCGTGGGGGGCATGCGCTCCAGGACGAGACCGAACGCGGGGATGTCAGCGTACCAGGACTTGCCGAAGTCCCCCTGCACCGCGCTGCTGGCGAACTTCCAGTACTGGACCACCAGCGGCTGGTCGAGGCCGAGGAGCTTGCGGTAGCGCTCGAACTCGTCCTTCCCGGCGTTCTGCGGCAGCAGGAGGAGCACCGGGTCGCCGATGACGTGCAGGATGGCGAAGGAGAGGATCGAGATGCCGAGAACGACGACGACGAGCTGGACGAGCTGCCGGACGATATACTGCCTCATCCCGGGACCCGGCGAGGAGGGGGCGGACGCGCCCGCCCCCTCCGGGCGCGCTCACTTTTTGCGGGGCTTGGCGGCGAACATCCGGTCGATCTCGTCCCGCGGCGCCTCGTAGTCGACCCGGTTGGAGACGCCCCAGACGCCCCGGAGCCCCCACTTGTAGAGGTAGGCGGCGTCCTCGAAGTGGAGCCTTTGCGCCTTGAGGTAGATCTCGGTCCGCTTCTTGGCGTCGAGGGTGGACCGCCCCGTGTGGATCAGGTCGTCCAGCGCCTTGTTGCAGTAGTAGCTGTAGGCCTCGCCGCAGCGGAAGACGTCGTAGAGGATCGCGTCAGCGTCGAAGACCGAGTAGTAGCCCCACGACCATTCGAACATCGGGCCCGCCTTGCCCTCCTTGACCTGGGTCACGTAGGGGCCGATCTCGCCGATGTAGTTCTGCTGGGTCCGGATGCCGGCCTTGGCCAGGTCCGCCACGACGGCGTCGCTGGTCTGCCGCAGGCCGGGCTCCACGATCGCCGGACCCGTGCGGAAGCGGATGTCGATCCCGTTCGGGTAGCCCGCCTCCGCGAGGAGCTTCTTGGCCCGCTCGACGTCCTGTTTGTAGGGCTTCAGGTTCGAGTCGTATCCGAAGGCCATCGGGTTGACGCCGGTCGCGGTCCGGTCCCCGAGCCCGTTCAG
This window harbors:
- a CDS encoding ABC transporter permease, whose product is MRQYIVRQLVQLVVVVLGISILSFAILHVIGDPVLLLLPQNAGKDEFERYRKLLGLDQPLVVQYWKFASSAVQGDFGKSWYADIPAFGLVLERMPPTIYLTLAGLLVALLIALPLGILSALKRHSFVDNLCTVLAVGGQAMPIFWLGIMLILVFAVRFRALPASGYGTWQHFVMPAFTLGAFLAPITMRLVRSGVIEVMNMEYIKTARAKGVGERMVVIKHAFRNACIPVITVLGIQFGQLLGGAIVTETVFAWPGVATLTVESIRNQDFPVVQCAVVLLALIIVLVNLVVDLIVGLIDPRIRVGA